The genomic segment GTCAAAGGCGTTAGCCTCTACCCACTCTATCCCTTCAAGTGCGTTGAGTTCTGCGTTTCTTCTGGCGACCTCAAGGGCAAGAGGAGAAAGGTCTACCCCTGTCACCTTCTCTGCGCCTGCCTTCTTCATGCTGAGGGCGAAACCACCTGTATGGCAGAAAACATCAAGACATTCGTCCCCAGGACGGACGAAGTTTCTTATGAGCCTTCTTGCCCACCTCTGGTCAAGGAAAAAGCCCGTTTTCTGCCCCTGCGGTATGTTTACTATGAACTTCAGGTCATGCTCCCATATGACTACCTCCTCCGGCACATGGCCGTATATAACACCGCCTCTTTCCCTGAAGCCCTCTACCGAAGCCACATAATCGCTCACCTTTTCATATATACCTTTTGGGCTGAGAAGCTCCAAAAGGGCGGGGATTACCCACTCTCTCAGCCTGTTCATACCGTAGGTGGTAAACTCCACCACCACATACTCTCCGTATACGTCCACCACAAGCCCCGGGAGGAGGTCGCCTTCTGAATGAACGAGCCTGAAGGCATTGCTGTCCAGGTAAAGTCTTTTCCTGTATTCAAGAGCCTGCTGGAGCCTTTTCTTTATAAGTTCTTCATTTATCGGCTCCTCCTTGTCAAAGGAGAGTATCCTTACACTTATGTTGGCAGAGGGATTTATGTAGCCATAGCCAAGGAACCTGCCTGCATAGTCTCTGACCACCACAAGGTCCCCTTTCTCTGGCTTCTTGGAATATCCTATTATCTCAGGTCTGTAAACCCAAGGGAAAAAGCCCTTTATCCTCTCCTCAACGCCAGGCTCCACCCTTACCTGTATCATTCGTAGGCTACCAGCATCCTCCTGGCTACTTCCCTGGCCTTTTCTTTCCCAACAAGCCTCTCGGCAAGCTTCAGACCAAACTCAAGGGCAGTGCCAGGTCCCTGACTGGTAACTATGTTTTCATCCTCCACCACTGACCTGTCTACGAAGTGAGCTGGCTTTATCTCTTCAACAAGGGAGGGATAGACGGTAGCCCTTTTCCCTTCCAGCACGCCAAACTTTGCCAGCGCGGTGGGTGCTGCACATATGGCACCTATCAGCTTTTTTTTCTCCTGCATATTTTTTATGAGCTTTTCTACCCTCTGGTCCTGCTTGAGCCTTTCCACACCACCCGCACCGCCGGGGAGTATGATTAGGTCAAGTTCATCAGGGTTGAGGCTGTCAACGGTTGTGTCGGGAACTATTTTTATGTTTCTTGCACTGGGCACTGGCTCGGGTGTGAGTCCCGCAATTATCACTTCCACGCCTGCACGCCTGAGCACGTCAATGGGTGCAACCGCTTCCACTTCTTCAAAGCCTTCTGCAAGGATTATGGCTACCTTTGGCATGTCAAAACCTCCTTACTTTATTATCTCCCTCTCCCTTACCCTCGGGTCTATGATAGCAAGAAGTATATCCGCAATAAGGTTTCCTATAAGCAACATTATAGTGCCAATGTATAGCCCACCCATAACAAGGAAAAGGTCCTGAGAAAGCACTGCATCCAGCATAAGAGTTCCAAGCCCAGGCCAGCCAACTATTATTTCAATCAGAGCTGCGCCCGAGAGAAGTCCTGCCACTTCGTAACCTATGAGAGTGGTAAAGGGATTCATGGCATTCTTGAAAATATGCTTTGTGATAGTCCACTGGGAAACAGCTTTTGCTCTGAGCATAACCACCATGGGGCTGTTCTTTATCTCTATTACACTGCTTCTCATGAGCCTTACAAGCCCGGCTGAAGACACAAGGGTCAGGGTTAGAACAGGCACAAACATATGAGAAGCCAGGTCAACCACCTTCCCCCAGAGACTTAGCTTGTGAAAGTCAGGGCTGTAGGGACCACCCACGGGTAATTGTCCTGTCTTGGATACTATTACAAGAACAATGAAGGCAAGGAAAAAGGAAGGAAGGGACATGAAGGTATAACTGTAAGCCCTTATTATCCTGTCAGAGAGCTTTCCCTCTCTTAGCCCGGCCAGCATACCGAGGGGGACAGCGATTAGCCAGGAGAAAATGGTGGAAGTTACCGTTAGCAGAAGAGTGTTCCATACCCTTTCACCTATTAGCTGGCTTACGGGAGCGTGGTACTGAAAGCTGTATCCAAGGTCAAACTTCAGGGCGGATATGAGCCACTTTATGTATTGCATGAAGACATTCTGGTCAAGTCCATACTGCCTTTTCAGGGCTTCTATGGTCTCGGGGGATATTTGAGGGTTTAGCTTTAGCTGGTCAAGGTAATCTCCGGGTGCCAGCTTGATGATAAGAAAAGACAGAAAGGTAACACCCAGCAGGGTAAGGAATGCCTGAAATATCCTGTAGGAGAGAAACCACAACATCAGAAGTAGTTGGCTATAAAGTGCCTGACTTCTGAGAAGTATCTTTCTATCTCTTCTCTGTGCTTGTTCTTTACATACCTGATGAGCTTGTAGTCATCCCAGTATCCCAGGAAGGGTATTCTGTCCCTTATAGAGTCTCTGTCCTCTATAAAATAGAGCAGTGCAGCAATAAAATCTTTCCTTGCTTCTTCTTTAAGGTCAAACTCCTCATCGGAGAGAATCCTGAAAAGGAGTTTTGCATCAAGTATGAGGTTTCTCACATATTCCATGGTTGGTGGCACGCGCCTGAGCTTTTCTTCAAGAAGGCTTCTCAGCTCCCTTGTGCCTGTTTCCCTGTGGTATTTCCTGAGCTTTTCTTCCATAGAACTTTTATTATAGCATTACTTTAGAGCAAAAACTGTCTTGAGAAGCTCTACAAAGGCAGGGTTAAGAAGTGTTAAACCGACCACCACAAGACCTATAAGGACTTTGAGGAGAAGTTCCACTCTGTCTATTCTCCGCCCAAGGTCAGATTCCACTTTGTTTATCCTATTTGTTAAATCTGCCTCCACCTTATCTATTATTTTCTCCAGCTCCAGTCTTAAAGACCTCATCTCTCCGTAAAACTCTTCTTTAGTAACAAGTTCCTTTTTGAGTTCATCCTTTATCTCTGCTTTTAGGAGAGGTTTTTGCTCCTTTACCTTCTCCTCAATGACCTTCAGACTTTCCTCAAGCACCTTTACAACTTTGTCTGCCTTTTCCTTTCCCAGTTCCTCTTCAAGGATCCTGTAGACCTCGTAGCTCACCGCCATGATTTTAAATTATAGCTCAACATCCAGCCTGTAAAAGCTATCCCTTCTAAACTCTTCCCTCTCACCAGGAAAGTCTCTCCTGTAATGCACGCCTCTGCTCTCTTCTCTCCACAGGGCTGAGTTGAGGGTTGCAAGGGCC from the Aquificaceae bacterium genome contains:
- a CDS encoding DJ-1 family glyoxalase III, yielding MPKVAIILAEGFEEVEAVAPIDVLRRAGVEVIIAGLTPEPVPSARNIKIVPDTTVDSLNPDELDLIILPGGAGGVERLKQDQRVEKLIKNMQEKKKLIGAICAAPTALAKFGVLEGKRATVYPSLVEEIKPAHFVDRSVVEDENIVTSQGPGTALEFGLKLAERLVGKEKAREVARRMLVAYE
- a CDS encoding ABC transporter permease — its product is MLWFLSYRIFQAFLTLLGVTFLSFLIIKLAPGDYLDQLKLNPQISPETIEALKRQYGLDQNVFMQYIKWLISALKFDLGYSFQYHAPVSQLIGERVWNTLLLTVTSTIFSWLIAVPLGMLAGLREGKLSDRIIRAYSYTFMSLPSFFLAFIVLVIVSKTGQLPVGGPYSPDFHKLSLWGKVVDLASHMFVPVLTLTLVSSAGLVRLMRSSVIEIKNSPMVVMLRAKAVSQWTITKHIFKNAMNPFTTLIGYEVAGLLSGAALIEIIVGWPGLGTLMLDAVLSQDLFLVMGGLYIGTIMLLIGNLIADILLAIIDPRVREREIIK
- a CDS encoding YkvA family protein, which translates into the protein MEEKLRKYHRETGTRELRSLLEEKLRRVPPTMEYVRNLILDAKLLFRILSDEEFDLKEEARKDFIAALLYFIEDRDSIRDRIPFLGYWDDYKLIRYVKNKHREEIERYFSEVRHFIANYF
- a CDS encoding class I SAM-dependent rRNA methyltransferase; the encoded protein is MIQVRVEPGVEERIKGFFPWVYRPEIIGYSKKPEKGDLVVVRDYAGRFLGYGYINPSANISVRILSFDKEEPINEELIKKRLQQALEYRKRLYLDSNAFRLVHSEGDLLPGLVVDVYGEYVVVEFTTYGMNRLREWVIPALLELLSPKGIYEKVSDYVASVEGFRERGGVIYGHVPEEVVIWEHDLKFIVNIPQGQKTGFFLDQRWARRLIRNFVRPGDECLDVFCHTGGFALSMKKAGAEKVTGVDLSPLALEVARRNAELNALEGIEWVEANAFDLLRKFHQEGRRFDLVVIDPPSFAKNRASVPNALRGYKELLVRGLHITKPGGYLAIYSCSFHITREHLLEVLLSAGKDTKRQLRIVAESFQDLDHPWILQMPNTLYLKGIYAEVL